The nucleotide window TTCTATCCGCCCTACCGCGGCGGCATGGAGGTGTTCCTCGCCGACCTGGTGGATGAGCAGCGCCGCCGCGGCATCGATGCCCACGCGCTGGTGCACGGCGAGCCGCTGCCCGATGACCCGCCCTGGGTGCAGCGCGTGCCGGTGCAGTTCAGCCTGGTCTACGCGCCCATGGCGCTGGGTTTTCGCGGGGCACTCGCCCGCGCCATCGAGCACATCCGGCCCGACGTGCTGCACCTGCACATGCCCAACAACTCGGCGCTGTGGGCGCTGACGCTGCCGGGCGCGCGCAAAGTGCCCTGGGTGGTGCACTGGCACTCGGACGTGGTGGTGTCCAACATCAAATGGTCGGTGGCGCTGGCCTACATGCTGTACCGGCCCTTCGAGCAGGCGCTGCTGGAGCGCGCGCAGCAGGTGTTTGCCACTTCGCCGCCGTATCTGAAGGCCAGTCCCGCGCTGCGCGCCTGGCAGGACAAGTGCGAAGTCGTGCCGCTGGGCATCCGGCTGGATGCGCTGCCGCCGCCCGCCACCAGCGCGCCAACCGCGTGGCGCGCCGACACCCGGCTGCGCCTGCTGTCCATCGGCCGCCTGACCTATTACAAGGGTTTCGAGACCCTGATCGACGCCGTGCGCGGCTTGGCCGGTGTCGAGCTGCTAATCGCCGGCGAGGGCGAACTGCGCCCTGGGCTGCAGGCGCTCATCGACGCCGGCACGCCCGCCGGCGCCCAGCCCGCCGTGCGCCTGCTGGGCGAGGTGGACGAGGCGCGCAAGCACACCCTGCTGGCGCAATGCGACGTGTTCTGCCTGGCCTCGCGCGAGCGCACAGAGGCCTTCGGCATCGTGCTGCTGGAGGCCATGCAGCACGCCCGCCCCTGTCTGGTGACGGACCTGCCCGGCTCGGGCATGCCGTGGGTGGTGGCGCACAGCCGCGCCGGTCTGCGCGTGCCCTACGACGACGTGCCGGCCTGGCGCTCGGCCATCGCCCAGCTGCAGCACGACGCCGCGCTGCGCGCGCGGCTGGGCGGCGCCGGGCAGGACGCGCTGGCACAGCACTTCAGCATCGGCGCCTGCGAGCGCGCCATCGCCCGCCACTACCGCGGCGTGGCGCCTCAGGCAGCTGCCGCGCCATCCGGGCGCGGGCTGCTGGTGGCCATCCGCACGCACAACCACGCCGCCGAAATCGCGCATCTGGTGCAGCGCGCGCGCCAGCTGACCGGCGCGCCGGTGCTGGTGGTGGACAACCGCAGCACCGACGCCACCTGCCACCTGGCGCAAAGCGCAGGCGCGCAGGTGCTGCGCCCGCTGCTGGCGATGAGCGCCTGGGGCAGCCTGCAGACCGGCATCCGCCACGCGCTGGCGCGCGGGTACGACCAGGTCATCACCATCGACGCCGAAGGGCGCCACGAGGTCGAGGAGCTGCCGCGGCTGCTGGCCGCGCAGCAGAGCGCCGACCTGGCGCTGGCGCACTTTCCGCAGCGCAACAGCTGGCTGCGCCGCCGCGCATGGCAGTGGCTGCGCTGGCTGTCGGGCCTGCCGCTGCAGGATTTCGTGGCCGATTTCCGGCTCTACAACCGCGACGCCATGCAGGTGGCGGTGTCTCCGGAAGCGGCGTTGCTCGACCACCAGGACATCGGCCTGCTGCTGCTCGCGCGCAACGCCGGCCTGCGCATCGGCGAGGTCGCCATGCCCACGCACGGCGCGGGCGCGGTGCATGGGCACGGCATTTTTCGGTCCTGGTTCAAGGCCGCGCGCTTCATGGCCGGCTCGTCGCTGCTGGCGCTGGCGCACCGCCTGGGGCGGCAGCGCGCGATGCCCGGCGCCGGCGCGTCGCCCGCGCGCTGACGGACCGCACCGCCGCCGGCCGCCGCGTCAGCGCGGCGGCGACTGCGTCAGCGCCGCGTTGGCCTGCGCCACGATGGCCTGCCTCTCGTCGCCCGCCAGCGACTGCAGCCGCAGCCGGCTCGCCAGGTACAGATAGCGCGCCTGCGCCAGGTCGCGCAGCGCCAGGATGCGCTGCTGCTCGGCGTTGAGCACATCCAACAGCGTGCGCACGCCGGCCTCCTGCGACTTGCGGCTGGACAGCAGCGCCTGCTCGGCCGAGCGCACCGCCTGCTGCAGCGCGGCGATGCGCAGCACGCCCTCCGTCATGCCGCGGAACTCGCGGTGCACGCGCACGCTCAGGTCCAGCCGCGCGGCTTCGAGCTGCTCCTGGGCGCGCGTTTGCTGCGCCAGCGCCTGGCGCACGGTGGAGTTGACGTAGCCACCGGCGTACAGCGGCACCTGCAGCTGCAGGCCGATGGACTTGTTCTCGTAGCGCTGGTTGACGCTGGTCACGCTGTCGCTGCTGGTGCGCGACCACTGGGCCACGGCGTCCAGCGTCGGCAGGTGGCCGGTGCGCGCCTTGGCGACTTCCTGGCGCGCCGCCTCGACCTGGGCGCGCAGGGCGCGCAGCTGCGGGCTGGCGTCCTCGGCGCGGGCGATCCAGTCGTCGACCAGCGCCGGCGCCGGCTGCTGCGGCACGAAGCGCTCGGCATCCACGCGCGCCAGCTCGTCGACCGGCTGGCCGGTCATGACTTCCAGGCGCCGGCGCGTGTAATCCTCGTTCTGGCGCGCCTCCAGCTCCTGCGCCACCGTCAGGTCCAGCCGCGCCTGGGCGTCGTCGATGTCGGTGCGCGTGCCGGTGCCCGCCGCCAGCGCCTTGCGCGCGGCGTCCAGCTGGGTGCCGTAGGACTGCTTTTGCGCCAGCACCAGGGCCAGTTGCTCGCGCGACAGCAGGGCCTCGAAGTAGGCCTCGCCCACGCGCACCACCAGCGTCTGCTCGTCGGTGGCCAGCTCGGCCTCGGCGCCGGCCACCTGGGCCTCGGCCTGGCGCACCTGGGCCGTCAGGTACGGGCGGTACAGCGGCTGGCGCACCTGCAGCACCTGGTTGCCCGAGTAGTAGTGCATCTCGCTCTTGACCGGCTGGCCCAGGGCGCCCCGGCCCTCGCTGGTCAGGTCGTTGTAATTGCGTCCGGCGCTGAAGGACACGTTGGGCCGCAGCTGCGCGCGCGCCTGCGGCAGCCGCTCACGCGCAGCATCGGTGGCGGCGCGCGCGGCGCGGATGGTGGCGTCGCCCGAGTTGGCGGCGTCCCAGGCCTGCTGCAAATCCAGCGCGTGGGCAGGTGCGGCGCACAGCGCCAGCAGGGACAGCGCGGCCGCGGCCAGCGCAATAGTGCGGTGCTGCATGGCCTCACTCCTCCTTCATGGACGCCGAGATGCGCTTGGTCAGCGGGTGCAGCAGATACGTCAGCATCGAGCGCTCGCCGGTCTTGAAGACCACCTCCACCGGCATGCCCGGCTGCAGCTGGCGCTTGCCCAGCGCCTGGCGGCCCTCGGGCGTGAGCTGCACGCGCGCCAGGTAGTACTGCATGTTGGTGGCCGGCTCGGTCAGCAGGTCGCCCGAGACCGACACCACCTTGCCCTGCACCACCAGTTGCGGCGAGTGCGCGAAGGAGTTGAAGCGCACGTCCACCGGCAGCCCGGCGTGCACGCGGTCGATCAGGTGCGGGGCCACGTGCGCCTCCAGCAGCAGGTCTTCGCCGCCGCCGGGCACGATGTCCATGATCTTCTGGCCGGGCTGCACCACGCCGCCCACGGTCTGCACCGCCAGGCCCACCACCTGGCCGTCGACCGGCGCCTTGATCTCGATGCGCTCCAGGTCGTTGCCGACGGCCTTGAACTTCTGCTCCTCGGCCAACACCTCGCGGTCCACGTCGGCCAGTTGCGTCTCGACCTCGCGGCGGTACTCGGCTTGGCGCGAGGTGGCGCGCTGGCGCAGCTCGCCGATGGTGCGCTGGGCGCGCACGGTGTTGCCCTGCAGGTCGGCGATGGCGCTGCTGATCTCGGCCACCGTGCGCTCCAGCTCCAGTTGGCGGTTGCGCGGCGCGTAGCCCTCGGCCACCAGGCCGCGCAGGTGGGTCAGCTCCTCGCGCACCAGCGACAGCTGGCTGTTGCGGCTGCCGAGCATGCTGGCGTAGGAGGTCAGCAGGCCCTGCTGGCCCTGGATGCTTTCCTCGATGGACTGCAAATCCGAGCGCAGCAGGTTGCGCCGCGTCTGGAACAGCTGCTCCTGGTTCATCATCTGCTGGCGGATCAGCGGGTCGGAGGCGGCTTTCTCCAGGTCGGGGTGAAAGCGCACGCCGCCGGCGCCGGCCTGCTCGGCCATCAGCCGGCCCTGCATGGCGCGCAGGCCCAGGTAGCGCTGGCGCACGGACTCATAGTTGGCACGCGCCACGGCGTCGTCCAGGCGCAGCAGCACTTCGCCCTCCCTGACCTGCTGGCCCTCGCGCACCAGCACGTCGCGCACGATGCCGCCCGTCAGGTGCTGCACCGCCTTGCGCTTGGTGTCGATGGCGACCATGCCCTGGCCGGGCACGCCCTCGTCCAGCGGCGCCAGGCTGGCCCACAGCAAAAAGCCGCCAAAGCCGAGGGCCAGCGCCAGCAGGCCGATGCGCCCGGCGCGGCGCGCCTCGCGCGCGGCCGGCTGCGCGGGCACGCCGCCGCCAGGCACCAGGGCGCCGGATGGGCTTTCGGAAGAAGAGATCAAAGAGGTGGCCATGTCAGTACCTGCCAAGCAAGGGATGCGAAAAGCTCGGGAGAGGAAAAAAGGGTCGAAAACGCTGCGCTGCGGGGGTTTTTGAGTAAAAAACGGCCTCAGTCGGCGTATATCAATGAGAGTTTGCTATTAAAAAATGAGTAACTGCGAGCGTAGTGCGCCGTCAGGCGGGCTGGGGCGCCACCGCCCCGCCGCCCGCTGCGGCCTGCGCCGCCTGGGCGTTGCGCGCCGCCTGCTCCTGCTGGGCGCGCAGCGCGGCCAGCACGGCGTCGCGCGGGCCGTCGGCCTGCACGCGGCCGTCGTGCAGGATCAGCAGCCGGTCGGCCACGGCCAGGATGCCCGGCCGGTGCGTGATCAGCACCACCGTGCGCCCGGCGTTCTTGAGCTGCTGCACGGCGCGCACCAGCGCCTGCTCGCCCACGTCGTCCAGGTTGGCGTTGGGCTCGTCCAGCACCACCAGCACCGGATCGCCATAGAGCGCGCGCGCCAGGCCGATGCGCTGGCGCTGCCCGCCCGACAGCAGGTTGCCGGCCTCGCCCATGGGCGTGTCGTAGCCCTTGGGAAAGCGCAGGATCATGTCGTGCAGGCCGGCGCTCTTGGCGGCGGCGATGACCAGGGCGGCATCCACCTCGCCCAGGCGGGCGATGTTCTCGGCGATCGAGCCCTCGAACAGCTCCACGTCCTGCGGCAGGTAGCCGATGTGCGGGCCCAGCTCGCCGCGGTCCCAGCTGGCGACCGGCAGGCCGTCCAGCAGCACCTCGCCGGCCACGCCCGGCCAGATGCCGATCATGGCGCGCGCCAGCGTGGACTTGCCCGAGCCCGACGGGCCCAGCACCACGGTCACCGCGCCCTGCACCATGGTCGTGCTGATGCCCTTGAGGATGGGCGTCTGCCGGCCCGGCGCGCTGGCCACCACATCCTGCAGCACCAGCTCGCCCTTGGGCGCGACGCGCTTCAAGGCCGGATCGGTCTCGGGGTACTGGCCCAGCAGGGCTTCGAGCCGGCCGAAGGCCGAGCGCGCGTTGATGAACAGCCGCCAGGTATTGACCAGCATGTCGATGGGCGCCAGCGCGCGGCTCATCAGCACGTTGGAGGCGATCATGCCGCCCGGCGAGAGCTGCCCCTCGATGACCAGCAGCGCGCCCGCGCCCAGCGCCAGCGACTGCTGCGAGTAGCGGATGAACTTGCTCCAGGCCGTGATGCGGTGCGCCAGCGACTGCGAGGCCGACTGCAGGCCCAGCGTCTGCGTGTGCCGGCGCAGCCAGTGCCCGCGCAGGTTGTGCACCATGCCCATGGATTCGAGCACCTCGGCGTTGCGCAGCTTGGCCTGCAGGTAGGCGCCGGTGTCCGACGTGGCGCGGCTGGCGGCCTCGGCCGGGGCCACCGCGCTGCGGTGGCCGAACCAGGCCAGCGCCACCTGCACCAGCGAGAAGAAGATCGCCATCCAGCCCAGCATGGGGTGCAGGAAGAACAGCACCGCCACGTAGATCGGCGCCCAGGGCGCGTCGAAGAAGGCGAAGATGCCCTGGCCCGTGAGGAACTGGCGGATCTGGATCAGGTCGCCAAACGAGCGCGCCGGCCCGCTGCCTTCCTGGTTCAGGTACGAGTCGAAGCTGGCGTTGAACACCCGCGTGCCCAGCAGCGCATCCAGGCGCAGCCCCGAGCGCACCAGCACGCGCGAGCGCATCCACTCGGAAAACGCCATCACGGCGAACAGGAACAGCGTGATCAGCGACATGGCCAGCAGCGTCAGCTCGCTCCTGCTCATCAGCACGCGGTCGTAGACCTGCAGCATGTACAGCGTGGGCGTGAGCATCAGCAGGTTGGCGACCATGCTGAAGATGCCGACCATGATGAATTCGCGGCGAAAGCTCCACAGCACCTGGGTGAGCTCGCTGCGCCCGAAAAGGCCTGTTTGGGTCATGATGAAAAAGGTGGGTGTGTGGGGGGAGTGCGGCGCGCGCTCAGGCGGCGGCCAGTTGCCGGTCGGGCGCGGCGGGCGGCTGCTGCGCCTGCTGCGCGGCTTTTTGCAGGGCCGCCAGCACCTCGTCGCGCGCGCCGAAGGCCTGCGTCTGGCCGCCTTGCAGCACCAGCATCTTGTCGGCCACGGCCAGCACGCTGGTGCGGTGCGTCATGATCACGAAGGTCGTGCCGCGCGACTTCAGCATCTGGATGGCGCGCGCCAGCGCGGCGTCGCCCTCCTCGTCCAGACTGGAGTTGGGCTCGTCCAGCACCACGAAGACCGGGTTGCCGTACAGCGCCCGCGCCAGGCCCACGCGCTGGCGCTGGCCGCCCGACAGGCGCGCGCCGCCCTGGCCCACCGGGCTGTCGTAGCCCTGCGGCAGGCTCAAAATGAATTCGTGCAGGCCCACGGCGCGCGCGGCCTCCTCGACCCTGGCCATGTCCACCTCGCCGAAGCGGGCGATGTTCTCGGCCACGCTGCCGTCGAACAGCTCCACGCCCTGCGGCAGATAGCCCACGTGCGGGCCCAGCTCGGCCTTGTTCCAGGTGAAGACGTCGGCGCCGTCCAGGCGCACCTTGCCCGCCATGGCCGGCCAGATGCCCACCAGCAGCCGCGCCAGCGTGGTCTTGCCCGAGGCCGAGGGGCCGACCACGGCCAGCACCTCGCCGGGGTTGAGCGCAAAGCCCACGCCGCGCAGGATCTGCCCGGCGTTGCCCGGCGCGCCGGCCATCAGGGGCTCGACCTGCAAGAGCCCGCGCGGCACCGGCAGGGCCATGTTCTCGGGCTGCGCCGGCACGGCGGAGAGCAGCTGGTCCAGCCGGCCCCAGGCGTCGCGCACGTTGACCACCGACTGCCACTGCGTCACCGCCTGCACCAGCGGCGCCACCACGCGCCCGCCGAAGACCGAGGCCATGATCATCATCACATCGCCGCCATTGAGCGTGCCGTGCAGCAGCAGCCAGCAGCCCAGGCCCAAGAGGCCCGAACTCAGCGTGGTCTGCAAGAATTTGGACAGCGCCTGGAAACCCCCGGCGGCCTCCGACGCCTGCGCCTGCAGGTTCAGGAACTCGCGCTGCTTGTCCATCCAGCGCGCATGCACGTCGCGCAGCATGCCCATGGACTCGATGACCTGCGCGTTGCGCAGCGACCCGTCGGCGTACTGCTGCGCGGCGATGGCGGCGCGGTTGGCCTGCATCAAGGGCGGCTTGGTGGCGCGCTCGTTGATCCAGGCCACCAGCGTGATGACGCAGGCAAAGGCGATGGCTGCCCAACCCAGCGCCGGGTTGATCAGAAACAGCAGCACCAGCATGACGACGGACACGGGTGATTCCATGACGCCCAGCAACACCGGCGAATACAGGAATTCGCGAACCTGCTTGAAATCGTTCAGGGGCTGCTGCGTGCCGCCGGGGATGCGGCGCAGGTTGGCGTCGAAGATGGCGTGGAAGATGCGCCCGCGCAGGCGCTCGTCCAGCTCCACGCTGGCGGCGCGCATCATCTCGCTGCGCGCCCACTCCAGCAGCTCCATGACGATGTACACGCCCAGGATCAGCAGGGTCAGCATCCACAGCGTGGTGTGGCTGCGGCTGTTCACCACCCGGCCATAGACCTCCAGCATGTAGCCCGAGGGCGCCAGCACCAGCAGGCCCGATACCAGGCTCAGACCAGCGGCGCGCCGGAAGTAGGGCTTCAGATCGGCCAGCGCGGCGCGCAGCTCGGACGGGCCCTGTTGGGGAAGCTTCTGGGGAGTCATAGGGTTTCTTCGACCATCACGTATTCGGGGATTTCCGCGTCCTGCTCGACCGGCTGCGCCGCGGCGCCGGGCTCCAGGGCGGCCTGCTGGTCCACGAAGGCGAAAGACAGGCCATAGCCGCCGCCTTCACTACGCGACAGCACGATCTCGCGCAGCTTGTGCGTGGCAAATAGCGCCTCGTCCTCGGGCTTGAGCCCGAGCTGAAAGCGCATGCGCCCGTCGAGCGTGAACATCGACAGCTGCCCGCCCTTGACGCTGAGCGTGTGCCGGTCGAAGTACACCGGGCAGGTGTCGGCGAAGCGCAAGAGCGGCAGCGCCTTGCCCTCCAGGCGCGACAGGTGGAACGGGCTGCCGGGATGTTGAAACACCACGCGGCTGGTGCGCGAGACCGAGTAAATCGCGTTGCACACCATCTGCGAGCCCATCTCGGGGAACTGCTCGCGCAGCTGGCGGTAGGCCAGGTGGTGCAGCGCCACGCGGTTCCACACGCGCGTTTGCTGCACCAGCGGCGCCAGGGCGTTGCAAACCTGGGCGAAGCCGCGCTGCAGCGCCTGCAGGCGCTCGGTCTGCTC belongs to Melaminivora suipulveris and includes:
- a CDS encoding glycosyltransferase: MRVLHVGKFYPPYRGGMEVFLADLVDEQRRRGIDAHALVHGEPLPDDPPWVQRVPVQFSLVYAPMALGFRGALARAIEHIRPDVLHLHMPNNSALWALTLPGARKVPWVVHWHSDVVVSNIKWSVALAYMLYRPFEQALLERAQQVFATSPPYLKASPALRAWQDKCEVVPLGIRLDALPPPATSAPTAWRADTRLRLLSIGRLTYYKGFETLIDAVRGLAGVELLIAGEGELRPGLQALIDAGTPAGAQPAVRLLGEVDEARKHTLLAQCDVFCLASRERTEAFGIVLLEAMQHARPCLVTDLPGSGMPWVVAHSRAGLRVPYDDVPAWRSAIAQLQHDAALRARLGGAGQDALAQHFSIGACERAIARHYRGVAPQAAAAPSGRGLLVAIRTHNHAAEIAHLVQRARQLTGAPVLVVDNRSTDATCHLAQSAGAQVLRPLLAMSAWGSLQTGIRHALARGYDQVITIDAEGRHEVEELPRLLAAQQSADLALAHFPQRNSWLRRRAWQWLRWLSGLPLQDFVADFRLYNRDAMQVAVSPEAALLDHQDIGLLLLARNAGLRIGEVAMPTHGAGAVHGHGIFRSWFKAARFMAGSSLLALAHRLGRQRAMPGAGASPAR
- a CDS encoding TolC family outer membrane protein, giving the protein MQHRTIALAAAALSLLALCAAPAHALDLQQAWDAANSGDATIRAARAATDAARERLPQARAQLRPNVSFSAGRNYNDLTSEGRGALGQPVKSEMHYYSGNQVLQVRQPLYRPYLTAQVRQAEAQVAGAEAELATDEQTLVVRVGEAYFEALLSREQLALVLAQKQSYGTQLDAARKALAAGTGTRTDIDDAQARLDLTVAQELEARQNEDYTRRRLEVMTGQPVDELARVDAERFVPQQPAPALVDDWIARAEDASPQLRALRAQVEAARQEVAKARTGHLPTLDAVAQWSRTSSDSVTSVNQRYENKSIGLQLQVPLYAGGYVNSTVRQALAQQTRAQEQLEAARLDLSVRVHREFRGMTEGVLRIAALQQAVRSAEQALLSSRKSQEAGVRTLLDVLNAEQQRILALRDLAQARYLYLASRLRLQSLAGDERQAIVAQANAALTQSPPR
- a CDS encoding HlyD family type I secretion periplasmic adaptor subunit; its protein translation is MATSLISSSESPSGALVPGGGVPAQPAAREARRAGRIGLLALALGFGGFLLWASLAPLDEGVPGQGMVAIDTKRKAVQHLTGGIVRDVLVREGQQVREGEVLLRLDDAVARANYESVRQRYLGLRAMQGRLMAEQAGAGGVRFHPDLEKAASDPLIRQQMMNQEQLFQTRRNLLRSDLQSIEESIQGQQGLLTSYASMLGSRNSQLSLVREELTHLRGLVAEGYAPRNRQLELERTVAEISSAIADLQGNTVRAQRTIGELRQRATSRQAEYRREVETQLADVDREVLAEEQKFKAVGNDLERIEIKAPVDGQVVGLAVQTVGGVVQPGQKIMDIVPGGGEDLLLEAHVAPHLIDRVHAGLPVDVRFNSFAHSPQLVVQGKVVSVSGDLLTEPATNMQYYLARVQLTPEGRQALGKRQLQPGMPVEVVFKTGERSMLTYLLHPLTKRISASMKEE
- a CDS encoding type I secretion system permease/ATPase, whose amino-acid sequence is MTQTGLFGRSELTQVLWSFRREFIMVGIFSMVANLLMLTPTLYMLQVYDRVLMSRSELTLLAMSLITLFLFAVMAFSEWMRSRVLVRSGLRLDALLGTRVFNASFDSYLNQEGSGPARSFGDLIQIRQFLTGQGIFAFFDAPWAPIYVAVLFFLHPMLGWMAIFFSLVQVALAWFGHRSAVAPAEAASRATSDTGAYLQAKLRNAEVLESMGMVHNLRGHWLRRHTQTLGLQSASQSLAHRITAWSKFIRYSQQSLALGAGALLVIEGQLSPGGMIASNVLMSRALAPIDMLVNTWRLFINARSAFGRLEALLGQYPETDPALKRVAPKGELVLQDVVASAPGRQTPILKGISTTMVQGAVTVVLGPSGSGKSTLARAMIGIWPGVAGEVLLDGLPVASWDRGELGPHIGYLPQDVELFEGSIAENIARLGEVDAALVIAAAKSAGLHDMILRFPKGYDTPMGEAGNLLSGGQRQRIGLARALYGDPVLVVLDEPNANLDDVGEQALVRAVQQLKNAGRTVVLITHRPGILAVADRLLILHDGRVQADGPRDAVLAALRAQQEQAARNAQAAQAAAGGGAVAPQPA
- a CDS encoding type I secretion system permease/ATPase, which produces MTPQKLPQQGPSELRAALADLKPYFRRAAGLSLVSGLLVLAPSGYMLEVYGRVVNSRSHTTLWMLTLLILGVYIVMELLEWARSEMMRAASVELDERLRGRIFHAIFDANLRRIPGGTQQPLNDFKQVREFLYSPVLLGVMESPVSVVMLVLLFLINPALGWAAIAFACVITLVAWINERATKPPLMQANRAAIAAQQYADGSLRNAQVIESMGMLRDVHARWMDKQREFLNLQAQASEAAGGFQALSKFLQTTLSSGLLGLGCWLLLHGTLNGGDVMMIMASVFGGRVVAPLVQAVTQWQSVVNVRDAWGRLDQLLSAVPAQPENMALPVPRGLLQVEPLMAGAPGNAGQILRGVGFALNPGEVLAVVGPSASGKTTLARLLVGIWPAMAGKVRLDGADVFTWNKAELGPHVGYLPQGVELFDGSVAENIARFGEVDMARVEEAARAVGLHEFILSLPQGYDSPVGQGGARLSGGQRQRVGLARALYGNPVFVVLDEPNSSLDEEGDAALARAIQMLKSRGTTFVIMTHRTSVLAVADKMLVLQGGQTQAFGARDEVLAALQKAAQQAQQPPAAPDRQLAAA